Part of the Lotus japonicus ecotype B-129 chromosome 6, LjGifu_v1.2 genome, GGAGAAGTGGACATTTTTTTCCTTACAAACTTGAAAACTTTTATCTCATTTATTATTCAATTCttaaggaaatgaagaagaagaaaatggaaaacCTCACAGCacagaaaataaatatcaactaaaattataaattaccaAAATCTTGTATTTATAAAAAGAATCTTTGCACACTGTGCCTTGAGTGGCTGCAATTAGATGAGACTAATTAAAGAATTAGAGAATGGAGACTTGAAGGAAAGGCAGAAGATAACAAAGAGATACTTGGTGATTTTCATGTAGTCTATGCTGTTAAGCATAGCAGGAGCATATTTGCTTGGATGGTGGTTCCACAAACATCATCCAGCAAATAGACACCTTTGGATAGTGTCTTTTGGCctcattttatttttcacaCCACTTGTTGTTTGGTTCTCCCCCTTCATATCTGACCTGTCTATTAAGATTGAGGAAGAGCATGGTTTTGAGATGAATAATCAACGTGTTCATCCAGTGGATGAATCACTGTGTGAACCAAAGAGAGGATCTTTGGCATTATAAGTTGTTTTAGTAAGTTCAATTTTTTCTGATTGTTTTAGTAAGGTCAAACCTCCTTTTTCTGATTATTACTCGTACAGTATTTGGAAGCAGTTCAAGCAATGGGAATAGACACCTGCAATACAGATTATAATGCACTCCATTGCATGGAAAAAACTCTGAAAGTTAAAGTAAAAGGGGTAGAAGCTTTCTAATTAGTAATTTGAGCCTTTAAATTACCCTATTAACAATTGAATCTAACTGGTCTCCTTATtaatcaaaaagaaaagagaggctTAGCCACCACTTTTAGTTGCATGCAATGTGTATTCTATGAAATACAAAAGTAATAAATGGTTACCTTTTCCCATCTAGGAGCCAAAAATTCATTTACAGTTAAGAAAATGAACATAATCATTTGAAAAAATAGTTAATGATGGCATATGTGCTGCaatggaaaagaaaatgaacATAATCATTTAACTAAAAATCACAGCTAAAAGAAAAGAAGTTCTTGATTCTTACATTTTGAAATGATGAAGCCACCAAATAGTGAAACAATTACTATGGTCATGGTACCAGAAACATTGATAATGAAGTCATGTGTATGACAAATAGGAGAAGGAGCTGGCAAAAGAACCTGAAGGAAATGAAGGTGAAAACATAGTGTCATAGCGATGACACAGTACACATAAGCTAGATCTTATAGATGCTATGTTTAACATTGGGACTTTTAATTAAAGGATAGAGGATACACAAAAAATACACAGCActtaccaaacacacatctaGTGATCGATTCAATCTAACACAAGCATGCTTCTGAGCTCTGCCCTTGCAAAAACAAATGGATAAATGTGAGAAAAAGCAATTGGGTTAATTACCTTACTGATGTAAAGAAGTTTCAGTAAGGCTAGGAATAGAACCCAAGTCAGagtaatataaataataatttgaagaaaaataagGAAATGACTTAAAAAATAGTGAGCTATCAAAAATTGTTTTCACATCAGTAGCTGCATCCAAACCATCATACAAATGTTTCTTACTGGATTTAGTCTACCATCTATAAAATTTGAACTGCATCTAGAAACATGTCATTCAATAGTATGATTCTTTTTCTGGTTCCACCACCTCTTTTCAATTAAGCACATTTGACATTTTTTCTAGTTCCACTCACCTTGTTCTCTTGTGGATTGTTGGAAGAAATACTTTTGCTCGATGAAAAAGAACTTGATCACCCAACAAAAGCCACACATTGTGAGATATCATTGACAATGTCAAGCTGTCACAAGCATCACTTAGACACCATTAAACTTCTTAATTCTAATCTGGATTTTGTCCAACTCTAGGCACAACTCAACAAAAAAAGAGTTAGAAAAAGGCACAAGAACATCTCTATCTTGTATTAGAGGGTACCTGGTGCAGATTTATAAGAAAAGGAATGCAAATTTATACATATGTACTGAGGGTACCTGGTGCAAACCAAGATTTAGCAAATTCACCAGGTAATGGAGCCAGCCAGATAATGTTCCTCAAGTTCTTTGAATCATCATATGTCACAGACTCACAATTGCCCCTGAAAGAAAAGTGACagattaaaaaacaaaacaaaaagatgCTTCTTTAAAAGTTGAGTATCAAATAATTACAGAATATAATATAACAAAATTCCAAAACAACGTGGAATCTATATAGAATGTGAGGGAAAAACGGCAATAGATAATAGGGAAAGGAAGATCTAGCTGCGAATATCAGAAGTGCGGTAGGCGTAGGATGGGAGCTGTCTACAGCGAGGCCAGAGGCCAGCGGCTAGCTGTGTCGAGGTCCATAGGTTCCCAGTAGCAAAGAGAATGAGTGGGAACTTTGGAAACAATCAGCTGAGAGATAAGGCCCAGCCCAATTCtgtaacaaacaaaaaaatgtgCACATGAACAGTGCAACTGAaccttgcattttaagttagtaGATATAATCGTACATACAGATTTTAATGGACATAAGGACATCCAAATTCTAATATATACGATTTACAAGTTTAGTAATAGTTTTTAACTGCACTAAAAATTAGTGCAGGTTATGAAAAGctaacatttttctttttacctactcttaggcccagtttggaagagcttatttgagcttatctgacagcataagctcttatgccagtgtttgggagagcttatgcaaacagcttatggtctgccataagctattttcagcttattttcataagctactcaggatagcttatgaaaaacagcttatgcttatacacagcttatttttaatttatttcaataaatttttaaaaatagcttatgaataagcgcttatgtcataagcgcttatgaccataagcgcttaattaagctgtttatccaaacggggccttagtGCGTTTGAGAAAATGTAATTTAATTAAGTCACAGGTATTAACAACTCATAAAGTGTGCTTACGCTTGAAAAAATGTTGACGGCACTCACGGCAGTGTCCATTGGAAGAAGGAATTAAATCAAGCCTTAACATGACATGTGAGGCTAGCTAGGTTATTAATTTGACCCTTCAGGTATTCACTAAACcgtaattaacaataaaaaataattgtttatttaatgaaaaacaaaataattagaATATGGATAGAAAGATAAAAAATCATTTGTCCCCGTAAGATATCTAAAGTGGTAGAAGCCTTCACATATGAGTTGGATAGGGGGGTCCAGGGACCAAATCTTAGCGAacacaatttatctttccgatgtaacaaaaaaagaaagataaaatcatttaaaatagAGTAAAAATATTCACAGTCTAGGTTTAATTTAGAATAATAGATCCTTGAGAAACAGTGTGTCACTGCTTTTTGTTTCTGCGGGAATCCAGAATTTATGTAGCCATGATCTTGCTAATATACGTGCGTTTTTCTTCTGTTCCGCAATAAAACGGATGTTAGTTTAGGAATATATAGTGGGTATATACTCTTTTGAGTtgtactaattaaaattaaatcatcATATCTAATTGAATAAGACCtcatcatttattttatttttagcaTTTGATATTAGAAAGGAGTTGTACTTTAGGGCTCCCAGGGACCCCAATGGACGATTTCATACCATGCATGGGGATAACACAAACCCTAATTCTTGGTTTTTCGTCTATAACTTTTCTTGATAATTAAGTTGAGTTTCAAAAGATATTCTTTTTTTTAGAATGTTGAAACTGCTTTTAAAAACATGAGTCCGACATAGGTGCGCCACATTTCGGGACTATGAATTTTGGGATGCCTCACTTGAGAGGTGGACGTCACTACTTTGCTTAGTTTctttattgtttaatttttttaatgagacTGAAAATGATGCTTGTTTTCTGATTAGTTGCCTATGGAACCAAATAATTCAACTTTGGATCGAGTTGCTACTCATTCGGATTGAAAGGCCAAATTAATAGTAAACCTGATTAACAAGATCCTAGTGTATATATTACTATATAGTATCCTTGTTTCTTTAATTAGTATATAGGAGTTCCATGCCATATATAGTAATATATATGTTAGGTATGTTGTAGTTTTGACAATATTtcaaaatcttttaaaataacttttaatgcatttactttgaaaaaaaaaacttttaagttttaatgcATTTGAATTTCATTTCCAGATGATCAGGTTGTGAATATGAGAGAGACCAAGTTTACAATCAGAGAAGAATTTTGAACTCAACATCTTTTCTATATATGTCATGACTAGTTATAAATCACTCTATAACTAATAGGCTAGTAACAAATCTAACATGCATAGGGCATAACGAAAATTGTTGTTTTGACAATTTACTGATGAGGTCATCATCACTCATGATTAAAGATGAGATTGCATGTAAAGATTAGATTGTCAAATAAGATGAAATCAGGTCGCCCGTAATGAGGAGAGGTCACCTGTGATGAGGCCTCTCATCCAAATTTGATTGACCCAAAATCTGCACTCCACACTTAAGTCTCTCATTCCGGACCACTAGATTTGAAAGCTTTCTTAATTGAtatgttaattttaattttaaggaCTATTAGTCGGTTACAAATTACAATtccaatttaaaaatataaatataatgttTGTATCAGATCATTGattgaataaaaaatgtttgataTAACTAATTTATAGGAAATAATAAAGTTACATAAAAAACATATATGTATGCTTATTAAGACTTTATTTTGATATCAATATATGtattcattttaaaataattatcattTTAGATATTTTCAAATTATATATCGTCTTAAAATTGTAGtatagattttttatttttcatttttcattttttagttttctaaataaaattagagaatataaaatttaatttagttaaaTGACCttgtatttaataaatttattgaaTTAGTGGCTTTAGGAGACAACAATAGTAGTAGTATATAAATCCAATTACTTTAGACATTTGTTTTTGGTCAATTACTTTAGACATTTTAGATTtgacaaaaagaaaaggaatttTAGACCACCAGCACACGgcctaaaaaattattttgggcTCGCATGCTATAAAGTCCAACTTCTGCACCAAATTGCAATTGTGGACTGCATGGATCATATCAGCCCTGAGCACACAATGCAACTatgattaattttttgtttttttaaattgcgagaaaaaaatatatatattactgTCAATTTCGATTGGGATGTGATGACGGGCAAAAATCTTCCCAATAGTGAAGGTTGTGAGGATCAAAATCTCAACCTAGCGGTTCGAACAACCCATGTTTCACGACTGCGACGGTGCCATGTGAACATGAAAAGGTCTAAAGTGCTTTAGTATTTAATCCAATGTTCGATCTCTGAGCGGTgggtataaaaattatttattaggaAATGTCTACTCatttaatatgatttttgaACCTCGGAAGTTTAGTATTCCTCATAGCTGCCAGCTGTGAGAATTACttagaaaagataaaaaaaaagtggttTAAGTTAAAAGTGATTGAGAGTAGTAATTAAGAGTGATCATACAATATGTATGAAATGAAAGCTATACGACTTTTGCTGTTCCGTTAGCGCCAATTCCTGCACACTCAACAGAGAAGAGAAGCAAGAAGCAAGCAAGTTTGGTGTTGAGTTCATGATTTACGTGGTTGATTTGAAACCGAAAACCAAACACGTATTTTGTGTGGGCCTCAAATAACACAACTCTTCACTTTTTCCACTTTAATTATATAAATGTCTTTTTATTTCTCACTCAAAAATCAACACACAATTCTAACACCAGTTTTCTATTACCAATGGCCATGTctgttgcttcttcttcttctcaatttCTCCGACCTCTTCATCAGCTAGAGTTCCCGAAATGCCCTCGCCTTTCTTCTAAATCCCAGTTCCGCCCTCGCCCCCTCCGCCGCTTCCAAACCCTCCGGAACAACATTCgcgccaccgccgccgccgctcgTGTTGCTGATTCGGTATACTCTGCAACCTTCTTCCCCTATTCATTCCAATCATACTTAGTTACAATCAATTCATTCACTTTCTTACAGTTAGTTCAACCATTCTGTTTTCAGCTAGCAAtagcaattatatatatatatatatatatataatttcacTGATTGTTGATCTCAATTGTGTATAGAATAGTACAAGATGTTTTTCTTAGTGCATTGTCTATAAGTACATACATTGATATTTTGTTTGAATGCATATCAGATTTTGGTAGTGCaagtgttagaaatataatgtaAAATCAATCGTGTGTCATTTACTTAAccgcttaagcttttgggataattggttcgtGACAGCATAAAATTTAACAAAGTTGTATATGCTTTCTTAGGAGTAATTTACGTTAGCGCCTTAGCGGCAGAAGTGAAAAATCCAACTTATGTAAGGTTGATTGTTAAATTCTGCTTCAGGAATTCAGTTCAAAGCATGATCAGGCTGTAGCGGCGGACGTCTTGGCGTGCCCAATATGTTATGAGCCATTGATAAGAAAAGGTCCTGCTGGCCTTAGCTTGTAAGTTGTGTAGATATGTATGAGATTTTAGTTCTGTTTGTATCTCAAAGAGTGTCTCTGACTAAATGGTTTTGAAACTTCAGATCAGCAGTCTACAGGTCTGGTTTCAAGTGTGAGAAGTGTAAAAAATCATATTCTAGCAGAGATAGGTATCTGGATTTGACTGTAACTGCTGGCTTGAGAGATTACACTGAAATTCCACCAATTCAGACTCAGCTTTTCAGGTATATGGATATATTTGTAATTTAACTCCAATTTCATGGCATTTGATTGTTATGTGATGTATAATCCCATGATATTCATGTTAGTTGTATGCACTTGATGAAAATTTATCACATGAGGCACATACCAGTTTTTTGACAATGTCATTTTACAAATCCATTTTTTCATGTCGTTCTTTATTTGAGGAGACACAAGTTGTAATCTAATTCTGTTTTCTGCATGGAACAATCATTTGGGGATGTTCTTATCTTTCCTTTGTGTCTAAACTTTTATTAGGAGTCCCCTTGTTTCATTCTTATATGAGCGAGGTTGGCGTCAGAATTTCAGTCGAAGTGGCTTTCCTGGTCCGGATGAAGAGGTATGCTTTCTCGGTCAGTACTGTGACTGCAATATGCGAATATTGAAAAATCTTCATGATAATCGTCTAAACCACTTTGTTTAATAACATATGTACACATATCACAGAAAGGAAGCTGAGGCCCTGTAtcattttgtaatttttttggcTTGATTTATAATAATGCAATGCATATTAAGCTCATTATTTTTTCTATCATGCAGTTCAAAATGGCTCAAGAATACTTTGAACCTGCTAAAGGTGGTCTTATTGTGGATGTTAGCTGTGGTAGCGGTTTATTTTCCCGAAAATTCGCCAAATCAAAAAACTACTCTGGAGTCATTGCACTAGATTTTTCTGAAAATATGCTTCGCCAGAGTTATGATTTCATTAAGAAAGATGACACACTTTCAACCACGTAttattttcctcctcctctgcTTGATTCTAAATTTAATGCAGCCAAAGAATAATAAATTCGATGTCTTTCCTTTCGTACGAGGAGACATGAAAGCGCTGAATACTGTTTATTTCATTATTTGCAGTAATCTTGCACTTGTAAGGGCGGATGTTTCTAGGCTTCCCTTTTCATCAGGTTCAGTTGATGCAGTCCATGCTGGTGCAGCTTTACATTGCTGGCCATCTCCCTCCAATGCTGTAAGTTCTGTGGCTTTGTGTGAATTAAAAGTCAAATGTTTGGGTTGGGGCAAGCTTTTTAACAGACTGATATCATTGTGTATGACCATGTCTATTAAAATATTGAGCCACTCTTTACACAAAGGGCTTTTTGTGTTCTTAGATTCTAGAATCTTGTTCTCTGTTAACTTAAGTACCCATGATTCTACATcttattgtgtaaaaaaatttGCAGACTTACTATGCCAGATTCAAACTAATAAATTTTACTACTTTCACAATAACAAATCAGTTTTTAATTGGTCGTTGTGAAGTATTAAGTGTTTGCTAAACAGAATGTTTACTGCATCATAAAAGCAAGGTTTCTACTTCCAGAGATACATAAGATTAGAAAGAGGAAACTGGcagaaatttcctttttatgATATTGTCCTGAATGAGTGTCTAAACATAATATAAGGAATTCTAACAACCTGCTGTTTGACAAAATCTTTTTAATTCTTTTAGTGGGTTGTGTTTCATCTTTCATGTAGGATTCACTAATTGAAGAATGGGCCTAGGTTATTTAGGGTGAGAACCACATGAACTTCACCAAATAGCAGTGAGAGTATCAAATAGTGTGTTGCTAACTTTTCCCATGAACCTATGATGTGCAAGCATATAAATACATGATACGTGCGTACATACTTTATGCTTCTTTCATGTCTCTACACTCTACATCTACACTATACACATATGAACAAGTTATGTATGTACTTTTCTTATAAAGTTTGCTTGTAGCCTACGAGTCTTCCACATACATTTTCACTCTATTTAAGTGTGTGTAACTTTCATGATGACAATCCAAATATGAATTTCTTAAAGGTTGCTGAAATCACCCGGGTACTAAGAAGCGGTGGAGTATTTGTTGGAACCACTTTTCTGCGTTACAATTCGTCAACTCCCTGGCTTGTACGCCTCTTCAGAGAGGTAAACTCGGACAGTAATTATCTTTGATCATTGTCATAATAACCTGATGTGTCAAAATTTTGCATGTTGAACTTGACCTTGCCTTTTGGCTTTTGGTGTGAGTTGCCAATTGGAGTGATTACCTGATTATCTCCTAAATCCACAAATAAGATATCCCATTTTCTTTTGCAGAGGACTTTTCCAGGCTATGGCTATTTATCAGCGGAAGAAATTGAAGACCTTTGCACCTCATGTGGTCTAACCAACTACTCATGCAAAATTCAGCAGTCTTTCATTATGTTCACAGCTCAGAAGCCTTAAAACTATATTTGATCCATGTATAACACTGATTCTCCTATATTTTATTAGtttcttatgttatttgttTCATCTGTAAAGAAACTGTAAATATACAGGAAATGAAAAGATGAAAACTGGAGATGTATGTAATGAGAAAGTCTTTCATATATATTAACTATTGAATCCACTTTATGCCGTTATTTCATTGCTCTGTTTTCATTCTTCTAAAATAAGAGATTTACACAACCATTCTACAGTTATCTTATTTGCATATACCTTCattctgtttttgttttctgaGTCTTGTtgttaaggttttttttttactggtGACATATAACTTATGTTTTCTGAGTCTTGTTGTTAAggtattttttttgtcaatatcttacttttttttttggtgaatgtCAATATCTTACTTAAATTACTGCCTCGATCACTCTTCATGATTTTGGTGTTGTCCCATGagatatgctttcatcaattatCCTAGCCTGTTAGGTCTAAATCCTGTCATTATACTGATAAATCAAGAGAGTAGGAAGTGAGCTACCAACAAAGTATTGGTCGGAGTGGAAGGGCCCCGACCTCTTAAGCATGTGATGGGCCTGTGTTTGAAAAAAACGTTGTTGGGAGGTATCCTCACTCTAGTGGCCGGCAGTACCTAGGAGATTAGTCTCTCAGCTACCGATAATACTcttggaagaagaaaaaatggtTTAGAAGTGAGCTTATATGAGACTGAGCTCATTTCATCCACATTCTCGTGGTGTGGCTAAGGGAAGTAAGTAAGATAAAATAGGacatgtggtggtggtggatatATATGGAATTAAATTAGAAGTACAACTACAAGGTATGATATGAAATTGCACCGGCCATTTTGATGAATATGCACTGTAATCGGTGACTGCTAGTTGATTctcattctgaatttgttgtGACCGGCCATTTTGATGAATATGCACTGTAATCGGTGACTGCTAGTTGATTctcattctgaatttgttgtGAGGACTATTACATTGGAGAATTAAATTAGGATCAACTTGTACGTATTCCATATCTTCATTGTACTGTTTTGCATTGTCACGTGAACGGGGTTTACATATCCTGTAACAAAGGGGAAGAAAACAAAAGATTAATCACCCCTATAATAACATTTCAAACCCCAAGAATAGCTCTTGGTTAGAGGCTTAGAGCCTAAAAACACAATATTTAGGTATGGAATTCATCAAAAAAATATGCACTGAATATAGCCCATTTATCAATTTGTCATTTTCCTAGCTGGTGCTTAATATGGTTGTGCCTGTGTGACTGTGTGTCAATAACAATTTTTGCATTTGTAGTTTTTGCATACATCCGCTGACAACTAATTGAAATCCTAACGTAGAATTAAATTTGTTTAATGAAGACTTTACtagtttttcatattattaCTAGGTGAGTATTTTCAAGTTTTTTATGTGTTGTGTATACTTTAAGTAATATTTAAGGTGCacagtgctcagtgattggttTGGCTAACTGTTGTCCGTGTTTGATTCCCTAAAACAGGGGTATTGTGGCCGTTTATGCCTTGTTTCATTCATATTTTTGCTGCTAAGATTAGGTGATGCTACCAATCCTGTACTGCAATATATATGCACAACATATAGTAGCACTAATGGCAGCTTTTCTGGAAGTGGCTGAATAAATTTGGTTTAGACCAGCTTTGTTGCAGTTGGTGAGAAAATGGAGTATGAGTTCATCAGAAAGATTAGTCAATTACAAGTTCATTCAGTTTTTGTTTTGTCTTATTAAATTAAGTATAGAGATTTGGCACTGATTGATCTAAGCTGCTTCATTTTCCAAAGTCAATTACTGTGTTAGCTGCATAACATTTTGATGCATTCTGCAATTTAAACCTTAATTCAATTCCTTAAGTGGAATTGCACTTTATGGGGCTCCGTTATTTACCTTCCACTACAACGCTTAGATACTTATTCTGCATAACATTATAATTCATTAACATCTTGTTTACCAATTCCAAGAGTTGATGATTTAacaattgaaaaatgaaaattgcaTCTGTTGCAATTCAAAGAGAGGTTAGGTTGTTAAGCAATAAAGCTCTTAAGCCAAGAAGATGAGTGAGTGGCTCAGTAGAAATATCAGAGACATGGAAACAGCGCGCACGTTCCTCTCATAACATATCATATCTTAGAGTACTTGTTTTTCCTTTCCCCTTAATTAATTAGGATAAAATGGTACCTACCTGTTCGAGGAATGAATAAATATATGTCCTTCCTTAGATATCTTGTGATGCTCCATAAATACGCTCATTTCCATGCTCTTGTCCCCTCTTTCCCTTGATCACAGCACAATTAAGGGACTATTCAGTATTCACAAAGATTTCCTTAACAAGTGTTTTCACATTATATGATCATGGTTTGAATTGAACTTCCCTTCTTCTCTCCTCTTTCTATTCTATATATGCAAATGTTCCTATCAGTAACCCTTTTGGTTCTTACTAGCTATATGTTTCGTATTTGTAGGGAAACCAAAAATTACCTGCATGGTTGGAAGCTCTTTACACAGAAACTTTCTTTGTGGGGTGCTCTGAACATGAGAATGCAAAAAAGAATGAGAAGAACATATGCTGCTTAGATTGTTGCACCAGTATTTGCCCTCACTGTTTGCCATCCCATCGCTTCCACAGGCTTCTTCAGGTTCGTCGTTATGTTTATCATGATGTTGTCAGATTGGAAGATCTTCACAAACTCATAGACTGCTCTAACGTACAGGTATATATCTTTTGATGATTCCTCATGTAATTCAactatgtgtgtgtgtgtgtactCCTATAAATTAGAAAATTTTATTGAGGTTTGAATTGTATTAGCCATATACCATCAATGGTGCCAAGGTTGTGTTCATCAAGAAGAGACCTCAAAATCGCCAATTCAAAGGGTCTGCAAGCTACTGTACTTCCTGTGATAGAACTCTCCAACAACCATTTATACACTGCTCTCTAGGATGCAAGGTACACACAAACAAAATTCTCTCCTGATTGATGCTTGTATGCTTGTGGACAACAATTCAAACCCTTTTGCAGTTTAACTTTCAATTAGTCAATAACTGTGCTGCAATTGTTCAGTacaagtgaataaattcaaatagaacctcaacaatgtaaaaAATAAAGACAGAATTTTAGTTTTCTTAGGCAACCAATgaaaaataatatgattaatttAAAGGAAAATGTTGGGTAGACACTCATAATCTATGTAGACAtttaaaatgagaaagaaagtgATGTAAGTGGTGTGATATATAATATGAATTGTGATCATGTCATAAAAAAGTGAGTCAGAGAGCGAAAAATAAGTATGCAGAGTATCTACGTATCATAACTTTCATTTTAAATGGTCAACATGTTTGAATCAacttctgtttttttttgtattagaatcaattctgacacaaAAAGTTACTCATTAGAGCTTCTCATTCAATATGATTTtaacattaaaatttatttaaaaggTGTTTTGAAGCATTCATTTAGTAACTATTGATCATATAGTTTCTTACATTGCTTTTAATCACCATTTCATCACAAGTAACACAATTCATTTCATTTTGTATGCCTAATGCATGTGTATGTGTGTAGGTGGATTTTGTGGTGAAACACGACAAGGACCTATCTCCCTATTTGAGAAAATGCAACTCCTTGCAGCTAAGTCCTGACTTCCTA contains:
- the LOC130724679 gene encoding protein RGF1 INDUCIBLE TRANSCRIPTION FACTOR 1-like isoform X1, whose product is MIMGNQKLPAWLEALYTETFFVGCSEHENAKKNEKNICCLDCCTSICPHCLPSHRFHRLLQVRRYVYHDVVRLEDLHKLIDCSNVQPYTINGAKVVFIKKRPQNRQFKGSASYCTSCDRTLQQPFIHCSLGCKVDFVVKHDKDLSPYLRKCNSLQLSPDFLFPQEMEDDEEVMSGSSNNVKCGDEELMSSSSSENMSLAFTENKIVRKKRSGWKNACARLMTNKVSEEEDMDTSCMSRRKGIPQRSPLS
- the LOC130724678 gene encoding uncharacterized methyltransferase At2g41040, chloroplastic; its protein translation is MAMSVASSSSQFLRPLHQLEFPKCPRLSSKSQFRPRPLRRFQTLRNNIRATAAAARVADSEFSSKHDQAVAADVLACPICYEPLIRKGPAGLSLSAVYRSGFKCEKCKKSYSSRDRYLDLTVTAGLRDYTEIPPIQTQLFRSPLVSFLYERGWRQNFSRSGFPGPDEEFKMAQEYFEPAKGGLIVDVSCGSGLFSRKFAKSKNYSGVIALDFSENMLRQSYDFIKKDDTLSTTNLALVRADVSRLPFSSGSVDAVHAGAALHCWPSPSNAVAEITRVLRSGGVFVGTTFLRYNSSTPWLVRLFRERTFPGYGYLSAEEIEDLCTSCGLTNYSCKIQQSFIMFTAQKP
- the LOC130724679 gene encoding protein RGF1 INDUCIBLE TRANSCRIPTION FACTOR 1-like isoform X2; this translates as MIMGNQKLPAWLEALYTETFFVGCSEHENAKKNEKNICCLDCCTSICPHCLPSHRFHRLLQVRRYVYHDVVRLEDLHKLIDCSNVQVVFIKKRPQNRQFKGSASYCTSCDRTLQQPFIHCSLGCKVDFVVKHDKDLSPYLRKCNSLQLSPDFLFPQEMEDDEEVMSGSSNNVKCGDEELMSSSSSENMSLAFTENKIVRKKRSGWKNACARLMTNKVSEEEDMDTSCMSRRKGIPQRSPLS